The following DNA comes from Oncorhynchus mykiss isolate Arlee chromosome 16, USDA_OmykA_1.1, whole genome shotgun sequence.
aaagaaaaaaatatataattaaaaaTATCTATATGGGTAATTTTAGATATACCATTGCCATCAGGCAACTTCAGAAATCCATCTGATATCTATATCACAAGCCCAATAGCATGTTAAATAAGAATTAATTTCAATCACAAACCGACTCATTTCTATACACCATATAAACTGACTAATTGCACTGCTTTACAAGTAACCACAGATTTATTCAACATCACAAACCTGATGGTCCACTGCTTGTGGAAGCACGAGGCTCCTCTGTTGGTGTCTCTCACTCAGCCTatacctcagcctctctctccatctgtctcactTTCCTGCTCTATGCCTtcactctcagtctctctccaatGGATAAGTCTTCCTGCTCTCTTTCTGcaggctctctgctctctccacacCTGAACCATCTGTCTCACTGTCGGCCTTGTATTTTCTTTGGAAGAAGGACATGATGTCCTTTCTCTTCATTTTGGTGAAAACTAAAGAGCAAAAACAATGGGGACCACGCTTATTAATTAATTTACTTAAAATAACTGACTTGCTAGGTAACTACCCTTTTATGTCTAACCGTTTTACGTTACAATGCATTTACGGAGTGTGGTTTAAGTAAAAACACTCAGCACCATGAGTTTGTTGAACATATATTTGTTACTTTGTGGCAGTATGAAGAAGTATCAAACGGCCAGGTTAAGATAAGCTGATCTACCGTTACACTTCTGTAATGCATTTAATACAAATACAACATATTAACAATTTTACACACCTCTATATTTCCTTTGTGCTTGAACTATAATATTAGTGCGGAATTTCTTAACTTCTGAATAGAAAAAAACTTGCAGATGCATGTGGTACGATACTGTTGTGTTCCGCCTAAAGCTGTCCCTCTAGAAAATGTGTGGGTTAAATTAGTGTTCCGCGTTGCCACTGTCTAATACCGGATGTAAAAAAAGAACGATAGCAAAAATGTTATGTAAAAATGAtttcataccccccccccccccccctcctccccagaaCCGCTAGTGTAGTCTACGTGCCTGATTATGTTCTATAACCCCTTGTGTTGTCTGGCAGGAGGCCTTTGGGTTCATTGAGAGGGCTGATGTGGTGAAGGAGATCTTCTTCCACTACAGCGAGTTCAAGGGCGACCTGGAGGCCCTGCAGGCCGGCGACGACGTGGAGTTCACCATCAAAGAGAGAAACGTAGGTGGCATCACATGGAACCGTTCTGGCAAAGTATAGAATATTAGGCCAGTATTGGATCATTGGAATCAAGTAGTTGTTCTTAAGATGTTGGGGACTTGTCAAAGCAGGCTTAGGTTTAATGGCAGTCAATATGTCTCAATAGGAAAAGCCATTCAACAGAAATGATTCCTGCTCATGTATATGTTCTCTACACATATTGATGCCATAAGCCTGTAAAGATGCAAAATAAATCCTAATAGAGGAGGGAAAGCAACATTGAAGTAACTAAAGCATCTTGTTTTCTCTCATTTAGGGGAAAGAGGTGGCTACTGACGTGAGGCTGCTCGCCCAGGGGACAGTCATATTTGAGGACATCAGCATCGAGCAGTTTGAAGGCACTGTTATCAAGGTCATCCCTAAAGTTCCAACCAAGAACCAGGTCAGAAACTTAAACCATGCCTCTATGCTCATAAGTAATCTGAGTGTTTGGTATTTACTGAATCATATAGATTATTTTGATGAAAATTATAAATCTTTTAAAATTGTTCCTCCCCATTTCAGAATGATCCACTACCAGGCCGCATCTGTGCCAGGATCAGTTACACAGACAAGGAGCTCCTGTTTGGTGAGAAGGACACCAAGTCCAAGGTGACCCTGCTGGAAGGCGACCATGTGCAGTTCAACATTTCCACGGACCGTAGGGACAAGCTGGAGCGGGCCACCAACATCGACATCCTGCCTGATACCTTCCACTTCACCAAGGAGTCCCGTGAGATGGTAAGGACCCTGAGGAGATCCATGGTACGCCCTCTAGTTCATTTGAGGAAGCTTGTTTGTGGGGTTTTAATTGAATATGGCAACCTAGTTAAATTATCTGATGTTAGTCCATATTCCATACTGATGTGTAAATCCTACAAAATGCATGAGCAGAAACCTGGATTGGAACTTTTCAACATTGTATCTGCAGTGCACTGTCCTTTAaatgttatagagtctacagcaTCTCTGCTGTGGTGACggctttccctctcctctctgtcctataggGTGTGATCGCTGCCATGCGCGACGGCTTTGGCTTCATCAAGTGTGTGGACCGGGATGCCAGGATGTTCTTTCACTTTAGCGAGGTCCTGGAGGAAAGCCAGCTGCACATCTCTGACGAAGTCGAGTTCACCGTTGTGCCCGTGAGTCCAGGGAAAAAGTCCATGGTCCGTTTTTCAACAATAAAATGCTGTCTTTAAATTCCTTTACTCTCGCcttccctctttctgtccatcttCAGGGGTTGTGTTAGCGTTCCGAAATCTACATTTTCGAAATGGAGACCATACAAAAAATCTGCTTTTTAAATAATTTCATCTTTGTTTTTATATTGAAAGTAgtggattttttatttttcttctctTCAATAGTGATCAGGGGCTtgcaactatagttttccttcacagaaaaatTGTGCAACACATTTGGCAGAAAAAGCttaattttcatcagatgacaacagacGTGCAGCGCTATTTGGCTAGCAGTCAAACAAGTAAATGTAACTTACAATGAATAAGctacgtttttttattttacgATGCATGTCTGTTGATCAgaaggaaatgtagctggctacattctttctaATGTTTTGGTTGAAGTTAATGTTGCATTTTACCAGAGACAAGTAGGCTGCAATGAGGAAAGTACAGGAGAAAAGTAACGACACATGAGTAGGTCTTCTGATATAATGCCCATTTGTGAATTCTCATCCAAGTGGAGAAGTGCAACTAAAGCACAAACGGAAGGGTCTGTCACAGTACCAAACGTGTACATGTACGCACAGCAGTGTTTTTAGAATTTTGGACCGTTGGTATTCATGCTTTTCGAATTCTCAACGCAGCGCTGCAACtgcttcttattgtaatttctgctcgACAGACTTGGGAATTGTGGGGAATTGCGCATTCGGGCTCTTATGTCCCCGTGGCTGGTTGTCTTGGAGCCATGCATCTATGTCACAATGGGATGCTGGACTATCGTTTTCTAGTGTCTGTTGGCTGATTTACGCTTGTCTGTcgagcagaaattacaataagaagcattttagatctgtATTTACAAAACGCAGCAAGGTATTTCTTCtatgcgttttatattttttgttgtaaTGAAAAACACAGAATTCTGCTCTTCCAAGGGTGTTACTTTAGTAGGGAACTATTGCTTTAGGAATGAACATGCAGTTAATTGTTTTAAATATTAAGAATTCTCATTCTTTGAACCCATTCAAATTTCCTAGGCACAttgttcaaaatatattttggtctCTGGTTACCTCCACAATATAATCCAGACAATCTCAATGAGAGCTTTATCGAACACCATCAATAATTGAAAGGGGTGttttctccctccactctcctgtgCAGGACATGCTGTCTGCCCAGAGGAACCACGCGGTGCGCATCAAGAAGCTGCCTAAAGGCACAGTGTCCTTCCATACCCAGTCTGAGCAGCGCTTTGTGGGCGTGGTGGAGAAGGAAGCCACGGCAGCCATCACCAACAACAAGAGCGCAAGCCCCAGCAAGGCCAAAGAGAAGGTACGAGAGCACCCAGGGCAGCACTAGAAAGCCCACAGCAACATTGTCAACTTTTGTCccttttttgttttgtctttattccCTGCCTGATTTTTCTTTTACATTTATTTCCCCGTTTCCCTCGCCTCCTAGTCTGATCAGTATTGAAAACCTCTCcgagacgacacacacacacttcccattGTGTTTGCACATTTTTCAGACCACCGATTTTTGATGACCCCTCTTTTAGTTCTAATTCTCCTCTTTGCTTTCTCCTTTCACCCTTTCCCCCTCATGCTACTTCTCTCCATTAGAAAAAAGACAAGGTAGGCGTTCGGTCTTTGCATGATGCCATCACCCTGATCAATGCTTTATTTATGACAATACGCCCGTTCTATTGAATTGTTTTCCTACGGGGTTGACACCAACTGCGGCACAGTACTAACCACTAGTTTTGGATAAGTCTCCTCAAATTGGCTAGATCTAACATTGATTTGCCAGAGTTTTTACATAGCTACCGCGAGAAGCTCCCCTAGTTACCTTAAATTCACAATGATTTGTTTTTTTACTCGCTCTTTTTCATATTTTGGCAGACATGCATAGTTGACATGTACGCTCAAATAGGTAGTCTGAATGTGTATATTTATCTTATTTCTTATTATAAACTAGTAGAAAAGGTTAGTGGTGTGGTCTATGTCCTGCCAAATGTGCTCCTCACCCAAGAGTTGACGGCATGGTTTCAGTCCACTAATTCAACTTTAAATCAATTCCTCTGTAAAAACACTTCACTTTTGAAGTCATGCTATTTGTTTTACTAGTTCCTAAGGAGATAGGACATTTAACACTTTGTACAAAGGTGTTGATTTCACACAGTTAAGGCTAATGCTAACCAAATACTACCAGGGCTGCTTTGGAATGTGTACCAGTCATCTGCACAATTAGCTTTTTAAGGACTTTCTACTGCCGTTCATCTGATATACTCCAAAGCTTATATCAAAGATGCATTCCTCCCTTCCTCTGAAGTAATCACTGATCTGCACCGGCTTGGatgaattattatttatttttccccTACCCATTTACTTACACCTATCCAGCCTGTTCAGATCAGTAATAAAAAAAATGACAGGAATGGTGCCTTTTCCTCTCTGGAAGTATTTTAACATTTCCCAATGCTCAGAACCACAGTAGGGTGCTACAGTTCAATGCCTGAGTTCTGGAGAGAAGAGCATTAGCCAACCTTTGACTGGAACTGTCAGTCTAATCAGTTTGCTGGTGTGTCCTCCTGTAGGAAGCAGAAGAGGGAGTGATTTCTTATGAGGACTGTGGAGTGAAGCTGACTGTGTCGTACCATGTCAAAGATCTGGAGGGAGCTGCCCAGCCACAGGCAGGAGACAAGGTACTGAAAACCAGTTTACAAGTTAAACCAGTAAAACAAATCAACACTGGCTCAAATGTGCTTTGTCGAAATGGCAACGTACCAACCCCAAAAATACATCCTGCAGTTGGTTGTTTCTATTTGGTGTAAATCCAACCTTGTCTTCAAGGTGGAGTTCTCCATCAATGAGGTAAAGAGGACGGGCCAGCAGAGCGCGGTCACCATTAAGATCCTCAACCGCACAGTCAACACCAAAAGGCTGCTGGGATACATCGCCACGCTGAAAGACAACTTTGGGTTCATTGAGACGGCCAATCACGATCAAGAGATCTTCTTTCACTACAGGTACAACTATTCAAGACAGGCAAGCTACAGTGTAAAATATGTTGGTTGTTGGCACATTAGATGTGTCCAAAAGGGGAGGTCCCACGTTTTTCATACTGCCTGTATCTCTTTGTACCAGTGAGCTGTGTGGAGACATGGAGAACCTGGAGCTGGGTGACACTGTGGAATACACCCTGTCCAAGGGCAAAGGAAACAAAGTCAGCGCTGAGAAGGTTATGAAGATGGCAGCAGGTAGGCAAGACAATGCTCTAGTCATTTGTTTGATTTTGCGCTACAGTACGCTCTATAGTGAAGCATTTCTATATTAGTCATCAGTGTTTATGCTAATGGTGTGCTGTTATTGCAGTGAATAGTGTGGGACAGGATGTTGGTGAGGCGGTGATGCTGGGGAAGGTGGTGCGCCCTCTGCGTAGTGTGGACCCGTCGCAGACAGAGTACCAGGGGCTCATCGAGCACTCAGAGGAAGGCGAGTCCCCACTGGCAGTGGAGGGTTATGTCCATCAATTCAATGTTTTTACTCCTGCACATACTCTACAATAACCAAATGACTAAAATAACCATTCATCTTCTCCCACCTTGTCCCTCTAACCATTCAGAGGGCATGAAGGGCCAGAATTACTCATTTGGCATCATGGGCATGACAAACAAGGCAGACTGTCTGCAGAAAGGAGAGCTGGTGAAGTTCCAGTTGTGCACAGTGGCCCAGACAGGACAGAAGATGGCCTGCAACGTTGTGCCCCAACGCAAAGCCTTAGTGGAGTGCGTCAAGGACCAGGTATCTGATCATGATTGTTGAAACGGGTGCAGGCACACGTGATTTAATTGCCTTTCAAATAATACTTTATAGATGTATTTTTCAAGTTTGCTAAGGAAACCTAATATGAAGAAATAAGGACGTATAATTTTTGGACTTTCTTGGTGTGGCTACCCATGTTGAGTGCTATGCCTATTTAGTCTGTAATGTCTTGTCTCCCCAGTTTGGTTTCATCACATATGAAGTTGGTGAGAGTAAGAAGCTGTTTTTCCATGTCAAAGAGGTGCAGGATGGCTTGGAGCTCCAGACTGGGGATGAGGTGGAGTTCTCAGTCATTCTCAACCAACGCACAGGGAAATGTAGTGCCTGCAATGTGCGCAGAGTCAGGTAAAGACAGCAGGGGGGTGTACAAGTACCCATGAAGTGGGCTAAAATGttttgattaaatcgtttttttccccccctcaatctatacacaatacccgataatgacaaagcaaaaacagggttttagaaatgttttcaaatgtataaaaaactgaaatcgcataagtattcagaccctttactctctactttgttgaagcacctttgacagagaTTATAGCCTTGAATCGTCTTGTGTATGACGTTACAAGTttggcagacctgtatttggggagtttctcccattattctttgcagatcctctcaagctctgtcgggttgtatggggagtgttgctgcacagctattttcaggtctctccagagacgttctggctgggacattcagagacttgtcccgaagccttttctgcgttgtcttggctgtgtgcttagggtcattgttctgttggaaggtgaaccttcgccccaatctgaggtcctgagtaggttttcatcaaggatctctccgtgctttgctccgttcatctttgcctcgatcctgactagtcttccagtacCTTCCAgtacctgctgctgaaaaacatccccacagaatgatgcagccaccacatgCTTCAcctggatggtgccaggtttcctccagacatgacgcttggcactcaggccaaagagttcaatctttgtttcatcagaacagagaatcttgtttctcatgttctgacagtctttaggtgccttctggcaaactccaagagtgctgtcatgtgccttttactgaggagtggcttccatctggccactaccataaaggcctgattggtggagtactgcagagatggttgttcttctggaaggttctcccatctccacagaggaactctagagctttgtcagtgaccgtcgggttcttggtcaccccccttaccaaggcccttctcccccgattgcttgaCCTGGCAGCCtgctaggaagagtcttggtggtacataacttcttccatttaagaataacggaggccactgtgttcttggagaccttcagtgttgcagaaatgttttggtacccttccccagatctgtgcctcgacacaatcctgcctcagatatttctgtttttatttttttttataaatttgcaaacatttctaaaaacctgtttttgctttgtcattatggggtattgtgtgaataCTTAGGGGGGGAAACtacttaatcaattttagaataaggcttgtAAGGTAagtatggaaaaagtcaagttgtCTTAATACTTTTCGATGGCACTGTAAATGAGTTAAATTTAACCTCTAGCCACCAGATTTACTAGTCATGTCTCATTTATGACCCAGTTATCCTAGACGGTATAGTGTTGGTTAAAAGCCATCTTGTTTCTCTACCCCCACAGTGAAGGGCCTAAACCGGTGGCAACCCCCCGTCCCGATCGTTT
Coding sequences within:
- the LOC110492252 gene encoding cold shock domain-containing protein E1 isoform X9, with the translated sequence MGSPWKGFVEFTLPASPPAAFVSADLSSTSPVGLSLSPYGRSCDPALTPLSDMERVHSEPPLARNNASATSVVAIPRSFSVSHKKHKRTPLYRRSMSFDPGMLHNGHTAFANGTAVGIRETGVVEKLLTSYGFIQCSERQARLFFHCSQYNGNLQELKIGDDVEFEVSSDRRTGKPIAVKLLKIKPEVLPEERISGQVGPDSHASPFTVLHGYIHPVVSAIPTHLDGKSAPGQVPTGSVCYERNGYGFLPTQEVFYLTYTPDDIEGNMHLDTGDKVSFYMETNKHTGAVSAHNIVLVKKKQMRCQGVVCATKEAFGFIERADVVKEIFFHYSEFKGDLEALQAGDDVEFTIKERNGKEVATDVRLLAQGTVIFEDISIEQFEGTVIKVIPKVPTKNQNDPLPGRICARISYTDKELLFGEKDTKSKVTLLEGDHVQFNISTDRRDKLERATNIDILPDTFHFTKESREMGVIAAMRDGFGFIKCVDRDARMFFHFSEVLEESQLHISDEVEFTVVPDMLSAQRNHAVRIKKLPKGTVSFHTQSEQRFVGVVEKEATAAITNNKSASPSKAKEKEAEEGVISYEDCGVKLTVSYHVKDLEGAAQPQAGDKVEFSINEVKRTGQQSAVTIKILNRTVNTKRLLGYIATLKDNFGFIETANHDQEIFFHYSELCGDMENLELGDTVEYTLSKGKGNKVSAEKVMKMAAVNSVGQDVGEAVMLGKVVRPLRSVDPSQTEYQGLIEHSEEEGMKGQNYSFGIMGMTNKADCLQKGELVKFQLCTVAQTGQKMACNVVPQRKALVECVKDQFGFITYEVGESKKLFFHVKEVQDGLELQTGDEVEFSVILNQRTGKCSACNVRRVSEGPKPVATPRPDRLVNRLKSITLDDSSAPRLVILRQPRGPDNSKGFNVERKTRQPGVID
- the LOC110492252 gene encoding cold shock domain-containing protein E1 isoform X12, with the translated sequence MGSPWKGFVEFTLPASPPAAFVSADLSSTSPVGLSLSPYGRSCDPALTPLSDMERVHSEPPLARNNASATSVVAIPRSFSVSHKKHKRTPLYRRSMSFDPGMLHNGHTAFANGTAVGIRETGVVEKLLTSYGFIQCSERQARLFFHCSQYNGNLQELKIGDDVEFEVSSDRRTGKPIAVKLLKIKPEVLPEERISGQVVSAIPTHLDGKSAPGQVPTGSVCYERNGEVFYLTYTPDDIEGNMHLDTGDKVSFYMETNKHTGAVSAHNIVLVKKKQMRCQGVVCATKEAFGFIERADVVKEIFFHYSEFKGDLEALQAGDDVEFTIKERNGKEVATDVRLLAQGTVIFEDISIEQFEGTVIKVIPKVPTKNQNDPLPGRICARISYTDKELLFGEKDTKSKVTLLEGDHVQFNISTDRRDKLERATNIDILPDTFHFTKESREMGVIAAMRDGFGFIKCVDRDARMFFHFSEVLEESQLHISDEVEFTVVPDMLSAQRNHAVRIKKLPKGTVSFHTQSEQRFVGVVEKEATAAITNNKSASPSKAKEKEAEEGVISYEDCGVKLTVSYHVKDLEGAAQPQAGDKVEFSINEVKRTGQQSAVTIKILNRTVNTKRLLGYIATLKDNFGFIETANHDQEIFFHYSELCGDMENLELGDTVEYTLSKGKGNKVSAEKVMKMAAVNSVGQDVGEAVMLGKVVRPLRSVDPSQTEYQGLIEHSEEEGMKGQNYSFGIMGMTNKADCLQKGELVKFQLCTVAQTGQKMACNVVPQRKALVECVKDQFGFITYEVGESKKLFFHVKEVQDGLELQTGDEVEFSVILNQRTGKCSACNVRRVSEGPKPVATPRPDRLVNRLKSITLDDSSAPRLVILRQPRGPDNSKGFNVERKTRQPGVID
- the LOC110492252 gene encoding cold shock domain-containing protein E1 isoform X7, which codes for MGSPWKGFVEFTLPASPPAAFVSADLSSTSPVGLSLSPYGRSCDPALTPLSDMERVHSEPPLARNNASATSVVAIPRSFSVSHKKHKRTPLYRRSMSFDPGMLHNGHTAFANGTAVGIRETGVVEKLLTSYGFIQCSERQARLFFHCSQYNGNLQELKIGDDVEFEVSSDRRTGKPIAVKLLKIKPEVLPEERISGQVGPDSHASPFTVLHGYIHPVVSAIPTHLDGKSAPGQVPTGSVCYERNGYGFLPTQEVFYLTYTPDDIEGNMHLDTGDKVSFYMETNKHTGAVSAHNIVLVKKKQMRCQGVVCATKEAFGFIERADVVKEIFFHYSEFKGDLEALQAGDDVEFTIKERNGKEVATDVRLLAQGTVIFEDISIEQFEGTVIKVIPKVPTKNQNDPLPGRICARISYTDKELLFGEKDTKSKVTLLEGDHVQFNISTDRRDKLERATNIDILPDTFHFTKESREMGVIAAMRDGFGFIKCVDRDARMFFHFSEVLEESQLHISDEVEFTVVPDMLSAQRNHAVRIKKLPKGTVSFHTQSEQRFVGVVEKEATAAITNNKSASPSKAKEKKKDKEAEEGVISYEDCGVKLTVSYHVKDLEGAAQPQAGDKVEFSINEVKRTGQQSAVTIKILNRTVNTKRLLGYIATLKDNFGFIETANHDQEIFFHYSELCGDMENLELGDTVEYTLSKGKGNKVSAEKVMKMAAVNSVGQDVGEAVMLGKVVRPLRSVDPSQTEYQGLIEHSEEEGMKGQNYSFGIMGMTNKADCLQKGELVKFQLCTVAQTGQKMACNVVPQRKALVECVKDQFGFITYEVGESKKLFFHVKEVQDGLELQTGDEVEFSVILNQRTGKCSACNVRRVSEGPKPVATPRPDRLVNRLKSITLDDSSAPRLVILRQPRGPDNSKGFNVERKTRQPGVID
- the LOC110492252 gene encoding cold shock domain-containing protein E1 isoform X4, giving the protein MGSPWKGFVEFTLPASPPAAFVSADLSSTSPVGLSLSPYGRSCDPALTPLSDMERVHSEPPLARNNASATSVVAIPRSFSVSHKKHKRTPLYRRSMSFDPGMLHNGHTAFANGTAVGIRETGVVEKLLTSYGFIQCSERQARLFFHCSQYNGNLQELKIGDDVEFEVSSDRRTGKPIAVKLLKIKPEVLPEERISGQVGPDSHASPFTVLHGYIHPVVSAIPTHLDGKSAPGQVPTGSVCYERNGYGFLPTQEVFYLTYTPDDIEGNMHLDTGDKVSFYMETNKHTGAVSAHNIVLVKKKQMRCQGVVCATKEAFGFIERADVVKEIFFHYSEFKGDLEALQAGDDVEFTIKERNGKEVATDVRLLAQGTVIFEDISIEQFEGTVIKVIPKVPTKNQNDPLPGRICARISYTDKELLFGEKDTKSKVTLLEGDHVQFNISTDRRDKLERATNIDILPDTFHFTKESREMVRTLRRSMGVIAAMRDGFGFIKCVDRDARMFFHFSEVLEESQLHISDEVEFTVVPDMLSAQRNHAVRIKKLPKGTVSFHTQSEQRFVGVVEKEATAAITNNKSASPSKAKEKKKDKEAEEGVISYEDCGVKLTVSYHVKDLEGAAQPQAGDKVEFSINEVKRTGQQSAVTIKILNRTVNTKRLLGYIATLKDNFGFIETANHDQEIFFHYSELCGDMENLELGDTVEYTLSKGKGNKVSAEKVMKMAAVNSVGQDVGEAVMLGKVVRPLRSVDPSQTEYQGLIEHSEEEGMKGQNYSFGIMGMTNKADCLQKGELVKFQLCTVAQTGQKMACNVVPQRKALVECVKDQFGFITYEVGESKKLFFHVKEVQDGLELQTGDEVEFSVILNQRTGKCSACNVRRVSEGPKPVATPRPDRLVNRLKSITLDDSSAPRLVILRQPRGPDNSKGFNVERKTRQPGVID
- the LOC110492252 gene encoding cold shock domain-containing protein E1 isoform X5 — encoded protein: MGSPWKGFVEFTLPASPPAAFVSADLSSTSPVGLSLSPYGRSCDPALTPLSDMERVHSEPPLARNNASATSVVAIPRSFSVSHKKHKRTPLYRRSMSFDPGMLHNGHTAFANGTAVGIRETGVVEKLLTSYGFIQCSERQARLFFHCSQYNGNLQELKIGDDVEFEVSSDRRTGKPIAVKLLKIKPEVLPEERISGQVGPDSHASPFTVLHGYIHPVVSAIPTHLDGKSAPGQVPTGSVCYERNGYGFLPTQEVFYLTYTPDDIEGNMHLDTGDKVSFYMETNKHTGAVSAHNIVLVKKKQMRCQGVVCATKEAFGFIERADVVKEIFFHYSEFKGDLEALQAGDDVEFTIKERNGKEVATDVRLLAQGTVIFEDISIEQFEGTVIKVIPKVPTKNQNDPLPGRICARISYTDKELLFGEKDTKSKVTLLEGDHVQFNISTDRRDKLERATNIDILPDTFHFTKESREMGVIAAMRDGFGFIKCVDRDARMFFHFSEVLEESQLHISDEVEFTVVPVSPGKKSMDMLSAQRNHAVRIKKLPKGTVSFHTQSEQRFVGVVEKEATAAITNNKSASPSKAKEKKKDKEAEEGVISYEDCGVKLTVSYHVKDLEGAAQPQAGDKVEFSINEVKRTGQQSAVTIKILNRTVNTKRLLGYIATLKDNFGFIETANHDQEIFFHYSELCGDMENLELGDTVEYTLSKGKGNKVSAEKVMKMAAVNSVGQDVGEAVMLGKVVRPLRSVDPSQTEYQGLIEHSEEEGMKGQNYSFGIMGMTNKADCLQKGELVKFQLCTVAQTGQKMACNVVPQRKALVECVKDQFGFITYEVGESKKLFFHVKEVQDGLELQTGDEVEFSVILNQRTGKCSACNVRRVSEGPKPVATPRPDRLVNRLKSITLDDSSAPRLVILRQPRGPDNSKGFNVERKTRQPGVID
- the LOC110492252 gene encoding cold shock domain-containing protein E1 isoform X15, which encodes MGSPWKGFVEFTLPASPPAAFVSADLSSTSPVGLSLSPYGRSMSFDPGMLHNGHTAFANGTAVGIRETGVVEKLLTSYGFIQCSERQARLFFHCSQYNGNLQELKIGDDVEFEVSSDRRTGKPIAVKLLKIKPEVLPEERISGQVVSAIPTHLDGKSAPGQVPTGSVCYERNGYGFLPTQEVFYLTYTPDDIEGNMHLDTGDKVSFYMETNKHTGAVSAHNIVLVKKKQMRCQGVVCATKEAFGFIERADVVKEIFFHYSEFKGDLEALQAGDDVEFTIKERNGKEVATDVRLLAQGTVIFEDISIEQFEGTVIKVIPKVPTKNQNDPLPGRICARISYTDKELLFGEKDTKSKVTLLEGDHVQFNISTDRRDKLERATNIDILPDTFHFTKESREMVRTLRRSMGVIAAMRDGFGFIKCVDRDARMFFHFSEVLEESQLHISDEVEFTVVPVSPGKKSMDMLSAQRNHAVRIKKLPKGTVSFHTQSEQRFVGVVEKEATAAITNNKSASPSKAKEKKKDKEAEEGVISYEDCGVKLTVSYHVKDLEGAAQPQAGDKVEFSINEVKRTGQQSAVTIKILNRTVNTKRLLGYIATLKDNFGFIETANHDQEIFFHYSELCGDMENLELGDTVEYTLSKGKGNKVSAEKVMKMAAVNSVGQDVGEAVMLGKVVRPLRSVDPSQTEYQGLIEHSEEEGMKGQNYSFGIMGMTNKADCLQKGELVKFQLCTVAQTGQKMACNVVPQRKALVECVKDQFGFITYEVGESKKLFFHVKEVQDGLELQTGDEVEFSVILNQRTGKCSACNVRRVSEGPKPVATPRPDRLVNRLKSITLDDSSAPRLVILRQPRGPDNSKGFNVERKTRQPGVID
- the LOC110492252 gene encoding cold shock domain-containing protein E1 isoform X6 — encoded protein: MGSPWKGFVEFTLPASPPAAFVSADLSSTSPVGLSLSPYGRSCDPALTPLSDMERVHSEPPLARNNASATSVVAIPRSFSVSHKKHKRTPLYRRSMSFDPGMLHNGHTAFANGTAVGIRETGVVEKLLTSYGFIQCSERQARLFFHCSQYNGNLQELKIGDDVEFEVSSDRRTGKPIAVKLLKIKPEVLPEERISGQVGPDSHASPFTVLHGYIHPVVSAIPTHLDGKSAPGQVPTGSVCYERNGYGFLPTQEVFYLTYTPDDIEGNMHLDTGDKVSFYMETNKHTGAVSAHNIVLVKKKQMRCQGVVCATKEAFGFIERADVVKEIFFHYSEFKGDLEALQAGDDVEFTIKERNGKEVATDVRLLAQGTVIFEDISIEQFEGTVIKVIPKVPTKNQNDPLPGRICARISYTDKELLFGEKDTKSKVTLLEGDHVQFNISTDRRDKLERATNIDILPDTFHFTKESREMVRTLRRSMGVIAAMRDGFGFIKCVDRDARMFFHFSEVLEESQLHISDEVEFTVVPDMLSAQRNHAVRIKKLPKGTVSFHTQSEQRFVGVVEKEATAAITNNKSASPSKAKEKEAEEGVISYEDCGVKLTVSYHVKDLEGAAQPQAGDKVEFSINEVKRTGQQSAVTIKILNRTVNTKRLLGYIATLKDNFGFIETANHDQEIFFHYSELCGDMENLELGDTVEYTLSKGKGNKVSAEKVMKMAAVNSVGQDVGEAVMLGKVVRPLRSVDPSQTEYQGLIEHSEEEGMKGQNYSFGIMGMTNKADCLQKGELVKFQLCTVAQTGQKMACNVVPQRKALVECVKDQFGFITYEVGESKKLFFHVKEVQDGLELQTGDEVEFSVILNQRTGKCSACNVRRVSEGPKPVATPRPDRLVNRLKSITLDDSSAPRLVILRQPRGPDNSKGFNVERKTRQPGVID